The following DNA comes from Ornithobacterium rhinotracheale DSM 15997.
ATCCTATTTTTTTGGTGGGAATTTTTTGAATAAATCTTGAATCGCTGATTGAATAATTTTCTCAGAATCTGCCCTAGTAGAAAATTCTTTGCTAAACACGCCTTGCCAAATCAAATGTTGATTGGTGGCGTCTAGCATTTCAATCACTAAATCTTTTTGTAATTTTTTGGTTTTAATAGGAATGCCTACTTGCATACTTGTTCCAAAACCACCGCCATAACTACCTGTCCCAATGCCCACCGTGTTGGTGTTTGTAACGACTTGTTCAGATGGTTTTATGTCAATCAAAACTTGTGGATGATCCGATTTTTGCCATGATTTAGCTTTTAATTCTTGGTCGATTGCACGCACAATTCGAGTTTGGTCGAGCTGATTGACGCCATTCCAATCAATATCCGAGAAATAGTTGTAAGTTTTAATTTGGCTAAAATTTACCCCGCGGTCGTAATCGGTATCTACATGGGCAGAACTGCACGCCGCTAATAACAATAACGAAAAGATAAGGTATAAATGTCTCATAATTAATCAATAATATTCACCTCCCTCTCCAATTCTATACCAAATTGATTTTGGATTGATTCTATAATCTCAGTCGAAAAATCATAAACCTCTTTCCCTGTCCCAAAATCTGGGTTGATGAGCACTAATGCCTGCATGTGGTGCACGCCCACTTTGCCTACGCGTTTGCCTTTCCAGCCCGCTTTTTCAATTAGCCAGCCTGCAGGAATTTTCACATGCGCATCGTCCACACGATAATGCGGGATTTCGGGGTATTTTTGTTCAAGCTGAAGATAAATTTCTTTTGGAACAATTGGATTTTTAAAGAAACTTCCCGTGTTTGGGCAAACTTTTGGGTCGGGCAATTTGCTCGAGCGAATACTGATTACGGCATCGCTAATTTCTTGAATCGTAGGGTTTTCAATATTTTTTAAAGCTAACTCTTGCTGAATTGCTCCATACAAAACTCGTAATTCGTGGTCTTTTTTAGTCAGTTTGAAAGTTACCGCCGTTACGATGAATTTACCTTTCAATGCTCGTTTAAAGATGGATTCCCTATACCCAAATTGGCATTCAGCATTGCTGAAAGTTTTAAGCGTAAGATTTTTAATATCAAAAGCTTCTACGCTTTCGATGTGGTCTTTTACTTCTACGCCATAGGCTCCAATATTCTGAATTGGCGACGCTCCCACTGTGCCAGGAATCAACGAAAGATTTTCTAATCCGCCCAAATCTTTGGCTAAACAGTTTAAAACAAATTCATGCCAATTTTCGCCCGCAGCTGCTTTAAGCCAAATATGATTTTCGGTTTCTTTTTCTACGGAAATTCCCTTTAATTCGATTTTTAAAATATCGCCATTAAAATCATGCAAAAAAAGAACATTTGAGCCTCCGCCCAAAACATAGAAATTTGGATTTTTATTCTCGGTAAAATATTGTTTTAAATCCTCTATGCTTTCAATTTCAATCAGGCGTTTAGCTTGCACATCAAGAGCAAGCGTAGTAAAATCCTTTAATGATGAATTTTCAATAATTTTAGCCATGATTTACAAGGTATTATTTGGATATTCTTTCAATGCGATTTCTAAGGCATCGAGAGCCAATTTTAAATCTTCGGTATTAAGTACATACGCCAATCGAGCTTGGTTTTTACCCAAATCGGGCGTGAAATAAAAACCTTGCATAGGTGCAAACATCACGGTTTTGCCTTCGTGTGCAAAATCTTGAAGCAACCACACTGCAAATTTTTCGGCATCGTCTACGGGCAATTGTACCGCGCAGTAAAAAGCTCCCGTAGGTTTAGGGCACACTACGCCTGGGATTTGATTGAGGCGTTCCACCATAAAATCACGACGCTTTTTATATTCAGCATTAGCTTCTTTCAGGTATTCGTGTGCGTCGTTTAGTGCCACGGCACCCAATTTTTGACTAGTAACGCATGGGCTCAATCGCGCTTGTCCGTATTTCAAAACATTAGCGATAAATTCTTTATTTTTAGAGGCTACTGAGCCTAGTCTAATTCCGCACATGCTGAATCTTTTAGATTCAGAATCAATCATAATTGCATTTTGAGCCAATTCTGGAAAGTGCAAAATAGAGGAATGTTCTTTTTCGTAAGAAAATTCACGATATACCTCATCAGCTACGATGAATAAATCATGTTTTAAAACTAAATCCTTTAATTGTTCTAGCTCCTCATGCGAGTACATGTAGCCCGTTGGGTTTCCTGGGCTACAAATGAGAATAGCTTTGGTTTTAGGAGTGATTAATTTTTCAAAATCAGCAATAGGAGGGAGTGCAAATCCGTCTTCTATATGGGAAGTTACGGGCACAAATTTCACATCGGTTTCGTTGGCAAATCCGTTGTAATTTGCATAAAAAGGTTCTGGGACTATGATTTCGTCTCCAGCATCGGCAATGGCGTTAAAGGTAAAGAATAAAGCCTCTGAGCCGCCATTGGTAGCGATGATTTCGTCTGCCGAGATCGGAATATTTCGTTCGTTGTAGTAATGGCTAAGGGCATCGCGATATTCTTGGGTGCCCTCTGAGCTGGTGTATGACAAAATATTTTTCTGCCAGTTTTTTAGTGCATCTATGGCGCATGCGGGGCTATCTATATCGGGTTGTCCAATGTTAAGATAAAAGACTTTTTTGCCCTCTTTTTCAGCAGCTTTGGCATACGGCATGAGTTTTCTAATCGGAGATTCTGGCATTTTATGCGCTCTGTTTGATATTTTAGTCATAACATTAATTTAAGATGTTTTGTGAACGAATTTAATAACTTGGTATTGTTTTTGTGTCTATTTAAACAGTCGTAAAGATACGAAAATTAATAACTAATAAAACACAAAATTATGAGTAAAGCAAAACAAACAGGAACTATTTTAGGAAGTTTAATCATAGGAGCATTAGCAGGAGGAATTGCCGCTTTATTATTGACACCGCATAGTGGAGAAGAAACTAGAGAAAAATTGAAAAAAGAGGCAGATAGACTTCGTGAAGAGTTAAAAGATTATAGTTCAGACTTTAGCGATAGGGCTAAAAAGGTAAAGAAAGATTTAGAAAAAAAGCTTAAGAAAACAGAAGCTGAGCTTTTAGATATCGAAGAAGAGCTAGGAGTTTAATTTTTGTAATCTTTATTTGATATGTTTGGAGGAGTTAAAAATTATGTACAAGATCAGATAACACTTGCCAAGCTAGAAGTGGTGGAAGGAGCAGGAAAAGCAGCTGGCTCTATCGTTGCCATGGTGTTTATGGCAATTTTTGCCGTGCTTTTCATTGTCTTTCTAAGTATCGCTGGGGCATATTATCTTTCTGTGTATTTCGGGTCTTATATGTATGGTTTTTTAGCGATGTCGGGAGTATTTTTATTACTAATGATTCTCTTAGTAGTATTCAAAAAAGCTATACAGAATTTGGTGGCAAATATAGTTGTAGCTGCTACGATGGGAGCTAAAAAATTAAAGAAATAATGGAGCCGATAAGAAATTTAAAAGAACTACAACAAAGGAAATTAGAAATACAGAAGAAACTTACTTCAAGTATGGACGATCCTTGGAGTAATGTAAAAGGATTTGTAAATTTCTTTAGTCAGAAAAGCAAAGGCGGTGGTTTACCATTCATAGGTAAATCTTCGAAGTCTCAGAATAGAAATGAGCTAATCGATGAGGGAGCAAAAACAATCCTTACGTTTGTGGCAAGTTCTGTTGTGAGTAGATTTAAGCTTGGATTTATTCCCAAAATCATTATCACTTCTGGAGTAGCTTTTGCAACGCCGTATGTAGTAGATTTTGTACAGAAGAAAATTAGAAACCGTAAAACCAAAAAGAAATAATCCCATGGATTATTAAAATATAAAAAGCCGAGATTTTTAAATCTCGGCTTTTTTTGTAATGATTAAAATTAATTTAGTCTTTTACCACACCTTTAATTCTTAAAATCTTTCTTCCGTTCTCTACAGCGTTAGACAAAACGGTAATCGATTTGTTGAATGAATTTGTAATGCTTGTGTTATAGCGAACTTTGATCTGTCCTTTTTGCCCTGGAGCAATCACATCAGTTGGTTTTGGATACTCCGCAGCAGTACACCCGCAAGAGGTTTGCACTTTTCTAATGATCAAAGGCTTGTCGCCAGTGTTGGTGAATGTGAAAACACGCTCGCCATTTGAGCCCTTAGCCACTTCGCCATAATCAATCGTTTCTTTTTCAAATGAGATTTCTTGAGCGTTTGCAGCGGCTAAGCCAACAAATGCAAAAGAAACAGCAAATAATAACTTTTTCATATCTATTATTTTAAAATGCAAATTTAAGTATTTTTTTATAACTAATTTTAATCTTAAATTTGCGGTTCAAATACTAATGTTCAAATAATATACCATTTTTATGGAAATACCATCTAAATACAACCCGAAACATACCGAAGAGCGTTTATATAACTTTTGGCAAGACAACGGATTTTTTCATTCCGAGCCAGATGACAGACCAGCCTATACCATCGTGATTCCGCCACCCAATGTAACTGGCGTATTGCACATGGGGCATATGTTGAACAACACGATTCAAGATATTTTAATCAGAAAAGCCCGTATGTCTGGCTTTAACGCTTGTTGGGTGCCAGGTACCGATCACGCATCAATTGCTACCGAGGCAAAAGTAGTTAAAAGATTGAAGGAGCAAGGCATAGAGAAAACCGATTTGTCTCGCGACGAATTTTTGCAGCACGCTTGGGACTGGACACACGAGCACGGTGGCAAAATCCTTGAGCAGCTTAAAAAGCTAGGTGCTTCTTGTGATTGGGAGCGTACTAAATTTACTTTAGATGAAGATTTGTCTGAAGCGGTAACCAAAGTTTTTGTGGATTTATACAATAAAGGAAAAATCTACCGCGGATACAGAATGGTAAACTGGGATCCAGAAGCCAAAACCAACATTTCAGACGAGGAGGTGATTTTCAAAGAGCAAAATGGTAAATTATATTATTTAAAGTACAAAATCGAGGGTTCTGAGGAGTTCTTGCAAGTTGCTACCACTAGACCAGAAACCATTTTTGGAGATGTGGCAATTTGCGTGAATCCAGAAGATGAGCGATATAAACATTTAGTTGGTAAAAAAGTAATTGTTCCGATTGTAAATCGTGCAATTCCAATCATAGCCGATGAATATGTAGACATCGAGTTTGGTACAGGTGCGTTGAAAATTACGCCAGCACATGACACCAATGACTACGAAATCGGTAAAAAATATGATTTAGAAATCATAGATGCCTTAGATGACGATGGTCGTTTGAATCAGCATGGATTGCATTACAATGGCAAAGACAGATTTGAAGTAAGAAAACTCATTGCGCAAGAATTAGAAGAAAAAGATTTATTGCTAAAGGCAGAAGACTATGTGAACAAAGTAGGAACTTCTGAGCGTACAGGTGCTGTAATCGAACCAAAACTTTCGGTTCAATGGTATTTGAAAATGAAAGAATTGGCACAAAAAGCACTAGATGCGGTAGCCGATAGCGAAGTTAAATTATATCCCGACAAATTCCGAAATACTTGGAATCACTGGTTAGAGAATGTTCACGATTGGAATATTTCTCGTCAGTTATGGTGGGGACACAGAATTCCTGCCTATTTCTACGGCGACGGCATGGAGGATTATGTAGTGGCAGAAACTGCAGAGCAAGCTTTAGCTTTAGCCCAAGAAAAAACAAATAATACCGATTTAAAACTAGAAGATTTAAAACAAGACGAAGACGCTTTAGACACTTGGTTCTCTTCTTGGTTGTGGCCAATTTCAGTTTTCAATGGAATTAATGAACCAGAAAACGAAGAAATTAAATATTATTACCCAACGCGTGATTTGGTTACAGGACCAGACATCATGTTCTTCTGGGTGGCAAGAATGGTTATGGCAGGGTACGAATACCGCCAAGAGCAGCCATTCTCAAATGTGTATTTCACAGGATTGGTGCGCGATAAGCAAAGAAGAAAAATGTCTAAATCGCTTGGAAACTCACCAGATCCAATTGAATTGATGACTAAATACGGTGCCGATGGTGTGCGTGTAGGATTGATGTTGGCATCTTCTGCAGGGAACGATTTGTTGTTCGACGAGGATTTGTGCTTGCAAGGTAGAAACTTTGCCAATAAAATTTGGAACGCTTTCCGTTTGGTTTATCATTGGGAAACAGCACCAAACGAAGAAACCGAAGTGGCTAAAAATGCAAACACTTGGTTCAAGGCTAAATTCAACAAAACGCTATCCGAAATGAATCACAATTTTGAGCAATTCAGAATTTCAGATGCGTTGATGTCTTTGTATAAATTGATTTGGGATGATTTCTGTTCTTGGTATTTAGAGGCAATTAAGCCAGATTTCCAGCAACCGATTGCGGAGCAAACCAAGGCACAAGCCATTGCATTTTTAGAAGATTTAATTAAACTATTGCACCCATTTATGCCATTCTTAACCGAAGAGATTTGGCAAAACATCAAAGAAAGAAAAGTAGAAGAGGCGTTGATAGTTTCATCGTATCCAGAAGCGCAAGCTTTTGACGAAAAAGTGTTGGGATTGTTTGAAAATAGTGCCGAAATCGTTTCAGGAATCCGCACAATTCGTAAAGAGAAAAACATTCCAAATAAAGAGAAATTAAATCTATTTACTGAAAATTCAGACACTTTCTTAACAGCTGTAGTAGAGAAGCTAGGAAATCTAAATCCAATCGAATTTTCAAGCGAAAAACCGAATAATGCTCAAACTTTCAGAGTAGGTGTGCAAGAGTTTCATGTGCCACTTGAAGGCTTAATTGATGCCGAAGCAGAAATCGAGAAATTAGAAGCAGATAAAAAATACTTGGAAGGTTTCTTGAAATCAGTGGAGAAGAAATTGAGCAACGAGCGATTTGTAGCCAATGCACCTGAGCAAGTGGTAGCCATGGAGCGTAAAAAACAAGCCGATGCTACCGAAAAAATTGCTTTGATTGAGGAGCAATTAAAATCGTTGAGAGGATAATAAATGGCAGGGCATCAAGAGGAAATAGACCAATATATAGCCAAGCACTACATCAATAAAAGTAATTGGCTGAGAGCTGCGGTATTGGGTGCCAACGATGGGATTTTATCCACATCGAGCGTAGCGATTGGGGTAGCCGTTGCTAGCACGACTAGTGAGCCCGTGATATTGTCTACCTTGGCAGCCATGGTGGCTGGGGCGTTGTCTATGGCAGCGGGAGAATATGTTTCCGTGAGCTCCCAAACCGATATTGAAACCGCAGATATTGAGCGAGAACGAAAAGAGCTGGAGGAAATGCCAGAGCTTGAGCTTGAGATGCTTGCCAAGATTTATGAACAACGCGGACTCAAAAAAGAAACGGCAAAACTGGTAGCTCAAGAGCTTACCGAGCATAATGCATTGGACGCGCATGTGCGAGATGAACTAGGCTTAAACGAGGTAAATAAAGCCAACCCTTTGCAAGCTGCCTTAGCATCGGGGGCATCATTTACGGCAGGAGCACTCTTGCCACTGTTGGTAGTTTTGTTGTTTCCTGTAAAGGGGGTGGAATATGCATTGTATGGTTACTCTATTCTGGTTTTGATGATTTTAGGTGCCGTGGCAGCCAAAGCAGGAGGCTCTAACATTAAGAAAGCAGTTTTCCGAATTAGTTTTTGGGGAACCGCCGCTATGGGGCTCACCGCATTGGTAGAACATTTTTTTGGTGTGAATGTTTAAACTATACAGATGATAAAAAGATAAAGAGATTAAAACTTTAACATGCTAAAGGCTTGTAGTTTTTAAAACATTTTATAGCTTTGCGGCAATTCTATGAAACAGTGTGTGCTACATATAATGAATTGTGATAAGTTTAACATCTTTTTCTTGTTTATCTCGAGAAAAAGTGTAAACACACACACACACACACACACACACACACAGTATAATTGTGCGTGTATAGTTTACTTTCTACGATTTGCATTTGCAAGTAGTTTCCCATTCATTTTAAAGATAAAAAACAGTGTTGCTAGCTTATGGCTAGCTACACTATATTGTATCCATAAAATAAAGCCAAAGTTCCGTTTAGGAGCTTTGGCATTTTTGTTATGTACATCTTTTTATTCCCTAATAGAGAGATGTTTTTGCAGTGCCCCACACTGTAAAATACTTCTTTTCATACACTCTCATGGAACGGGCTTCCTAGTAGAAAGTTTTTTTTCATACTTAATTTTTTTAGCCGAGAGGCTAGAGGAGTTATTTAGTAATGTTCGCTATGAGAATAGCCGACAATCGTTTTTAAGTTTTGGCCTTGCTGTGGAAATCCCCTAACTCCACGGTAAGGCTTTTTTTATGAAAACAAGGGGAATAAAAAATTAATAACGGAGACAAATATAAACAGAATAGAAACTTTTTAAAATTAAATTTTATGAAAAAGACAATGTTAAGCTTAGGAGTATTCGCCTTGTTAGGCTTGAGTACCCAAGTATTCGGACAAGCAGTGGTGGAGACCGCAACGCCAAGCGAGTCTCTAAAAGAAAACGCGGTGGGGATTAATACCGATGAGCCTACCGCAAATCTAGATGTAGCAGGTAATGCAAGGCTACGCAAAACCAGAGAAGCAGTATTGCCTAAAGTGCAAGGCACTCAATTATTAGTAATAGACAAAGATGGGAATATTCTAGGTTTGCCTATTAAAACTACTACGCTGAAACAGCTAGAGGCAGGTGGTGCTGCTAGTGGTGGAACTCAAGATGGAGATGCTTCTTCAGGAGGAGGAAGCTCTTCTGCAGCACCAGAGGTAACCTTAGATAATATTACAGGAAATATTAGAGAGGTAAGACATATTACTCCAACAGAGTGGGCAAAGTCAAATACATTTGCCTTAATACAAACTACAACAGAAACTATAGATTTGCCAGATCCTTCTGGTTATACGAATAGAATTATTTCTGTAAATAATCAGGCTGGAACGCAGTTAAATTATGGAGGAAAAAATAGTCCAAAAACAGTATCAACTTTATTTGCAGGTAAAGGACATATCTTGATGTCTGATGGTACTAACTGGTATGTGATAGGAGGAAGTTACTAATCTCTAAAAAACATAAGATAAAAGATGAAAAAGTTATTATTATTGAGTATGCTGTTTATAGGAGTATTTACATATGCACAGCAAAATAAAACGTTAGACAATTTAACGGGGAACATCCGTGTGGTAGAGCATATCACGGTAGCAGAATGGACTAAGCCCAATACCTTTGCTTTGGTGCAAACAGGAGGCGAACCGATAGAGCTACCACCAGCTTCAAATTATGCAGATGGTAGAATTATAGCAGTGAATAATAGTTTCCCATATATTAAGAGCGATCCTTTAACTGTAAAACGCCCCTATGCCGAAGCTAATAAGCCAGAAGGTACCAGTGAATTATATGCTGGGAAAGGACATATTTTGATGGCATATAGAGGGAAATGGTATATCATCAGTGGTAGTTGGTAATTATTAATTATAAAGATTTAAAATAGAAAGTAAAATGAAAAAACAATTATTATTTTTAGGTATGCTCCTATCGGGTACAGGAGCCTTTGCCCAAATCAATACACAGGGGAATATAGTCCCATCAATAAATGGTCAAAATCCTTTTTTAGATGCTTCGGGCTACAATGCTGTGGGAAATAGCATAGCAAAAGGTTTATATTTTCCTAGTGCGGATTTGACTAAATGGGAGTTTAATGTGGGGGTAGTAAATCCATCCACTTTCTCTAGCTATTTTGATGGAATGGTAGTGTATAACTCAGGTGCAGGTAAAACCTTGGGAGATACTAGCAAAGGAGGAAAACAAGTAGATGTAACGCCTGGTTTCTACTATTTTAAAAATCCAGGACAGAGTTTCCCCGTAGGTAGTGTGGCTAATGGGCAGTGGGTGCGTTTAGGGGCTGAAGCTGTGGCAGGTAATACTACTTTAGGCACTTTGCCAAAATACACCACAACAGAAAGAGACAAGCTAAAAGGAGTAGAAGAAGGAAGCCTTATTTATAACACGACTACTAAACAAGTAGAGGTGTATAATGGTACAGGTTGGGATACCGTATCTGGAGTAGCTACCACCAACCCAGGCGGAGGTACCCCAGTATCTCCAGGCACAGGTGTAACGCCTCCAGGTGGAGGGGTACAGCCGCCAAGTGCTGGCACAGATCCTAGTACAGGCGGAGGAACCCAATCAAATCCTGGTCCTGGAGTTATAGCAGGAGGCATTAATGGAGGAGGCTCTGGTACAGCTACTATTAGTGCGACACAAGATATCTATGTGCCATCTTTGAAGATAAGCAATTATCAGGGGGTTATAAGAAAAATAACCGTTAGTATACCTTATACAGGAGGTAGAGGTACTTATGATGTGGTAGATCTCGTGGCGAGCAATGTAAGAGGTGAAGGTGGAGATGTAAATGATATTAGATTAAAGATCATAGGAGGAACATTTTCTTCTTCAGGAACAGTTACGGGTGAAATAGAGGTAAGAGGAGCAGATAATGCATTTAATGTAACAAAACTCGACCCTAATGTCTTTAAAACGATAGCGAGCTTTACTTTTAAGCTAGGAACTCAGACTCAGAAATTAAATGTAATTGCCACTGGAGGAGTTACAGATAAAATGTATAATGTTAAAACACATAATAAATTAGAGCACCAATTTGTATATGTTCCAATTATTTCTCCGAAGACAGGTAGAATATGGCTGAATAATAATTTAGGAGCAGAATATGCGAAGGTAGGATCCAAAGTATTTGCTCCAGAAAAGCATATGGCTGGAAGGACTGATAAAAATGCTGCAGGATCGCTGTTCCAGTGGCAAAGAGAGCCTGATGGAGCAGAGTTGGTAGACTGGTCTGGTTCTTCTCCAAGAATGGTTTATAGTGGAGGTCCTTGGAGAACGGATACGCATAGTTATAGTGCATTGAATTTATGGCAAAAACAAACAGCAAACAATCCGTGTCCTGCAGGATATCATGTGCCAACTATAAGTGAGTGGGTTGCGGAAGGTCCTTTAGAATATAGAAATGCGCCTCTTTATCCATTAGCATATGGTCATGTTGTTTTGTCTGGTTTTTCTGAAACATTTTCGCTTAACTCGGGTTCTGATGATGAATTTTGGACATCTACTTCTAGTAATGCAACCACAGCTAAAGTTGTGGATACGGATGGCTGGAGTCCTGATACATCTTTTAATAAGAGTTGGGGGTTACCTGTACGCTGTATAAAAGACTAGTAAATTTATTTTTCTTACAAGAGCCGTGTTAAGCGGCTCTTTTTTAACCAATAAATCAAAAAGAATAAAAATTATGAATAACTTAAAAGCATGGCTTCGTCCTAATCTTTTAACCAAAGACGATAAAGCAGATTTTATTGCGGTGCCACTGATGAACGGGAGCCTTGGGCTCAAAGAAGTGATAGAAGCCCTACAAAAAGAGGGTATGGAAATCCAAACCGAGACCGCTGTAGACATCATTACACGCTTTAACCGCAAAGCCTCGGAATTGGTGCTGAATGGCTATAGCGTAAACACAGGCTTGGTGTATATGCGCCCTGCCATCAAAGGGGTGTTCTATGACAAGACTTTTGACAAAGAAAAGCACTCGGTGTATGTGAATGTAAACCAAGGCTTAGAGCTTAGAAAAGCCAGCGAAGATACCAAGGTAGAAATCTTGGGCGAGCAAGCCAGCCCGATGAGCTTATTCAGCATTACCGACAAGGTAACTGGCAAAACCGACGGGACACTCACCAAAGGGAAAAACGCCGAAATCAAAGGCACATACCTCAAGATTGCAGGCGAAGACCCTAAGAATGGAGTAACCTTTAAAAACCTAGACAATCAAAAAGAGACCAAGCTCCCTGCCGAGAATGTGGTGCTTAATGAGCCATCAAGGTTATTGATATTAGTCCCAGCAGATTTAGCCAATGGCAATTATGAGTTGCGCGTAACCACACAGTTTAGCAAAGGAAATACCATGCTCAAAGAGCCACGTACAGAGGCTTTGAACATACCTATTGTTATTGCCTAAAGGTTAAAAAAGGCTTATTTTACAATATGGAGGGTTCTGCTCGCACGAGCAGAACCCTTTTGCTTTATAAGGCAAGACATTCTGTTAGCATAGAGACAAGCGCTCTGTCAGCGTAAGAACGGATACTCTGTTAGCCTAAGGACGGGGTGTCTGTTGGATTAAGCATGCTTTAGCTCATGATTTTGAACCAGTGGAGCGCCGCCGAATTACTAACAATGGTGCGTCTTATAAGACGCCATAGCGTTGTCTTACCGAGTGCGTGTGTGGCGTCTGATAAGACGACGAGGTGCCACCTAAAGGGCTAAACGACGACAAGTAAAAAAGCCCTTTTTAAGTTTTCTTAAAAAAGTGTACATTTGTATCGCTTCAAACCAAAAAGAAAAACAAGTTGATTACGCAAAGTACCATAGACGAAATATTTTCTACTGCGAGGGTAGAGGAGGTGATTGGTGATTTTATTCAGCTAAAGAAATCGGGGAGTAACTTTAAAGGATTCTCTCCCTTTAGCAATGAAAAAACACCCTCGTTTATGGTGTCGCCTGCCAAGCAGATTTGGAAGGACTTTTCCTCGGGAAAGGGGGGGAGTGTCGTTTCATTTTTGATGGAGCATGAGCAGTTCACTTATCCAGAGGCGCTTCGCTGGCTTGCTAAACGCTACAATATTGCCATAGAGGAAGACCAAGCGCAGAGCGCAGAGCAATTGGCGCA
Coding sequences within:
- a CDS encoding fibrobacter succinogenes major paralogous domain-containing protein; this encodes MKKQLLFLGMLLSGTGAFAQINTQGNIVPSINGQNPFLDASGYNAVGNSIAKGLYFPSADLTKWEFNVGVVNPSTFSSYFDGMVVYNSGAGKTLGDTSKGGKQVDVTPGFYYFKNPGQSFPVGSVANGQWVRLGAEAVAGNTTLGTLPKYTTTERDKLKGVEEGSLIYNTTTKQVEVYNGTGWDTVSGVATTNPGGGTPVSPGTGVTPPGGGVQPPSAGTDPSTGGGTQSNPGPGVIAGGINGGGSGTATISATQDIYVPSLKISNYQGVIRKITVSIPYTGGRGTYDVVDLVASNVRGEGGDVNDIRLKIIGGTFSSSGTVTGEIEVRGADNAFNVTKLDPNVFKTIASFTFKLGTQTQKLNVIATGGVTDKMYNVKTHNKLEHQFVYVPIISPKTGRIWLNNNLGAEYAKVGSKVFAPEKHMAGRTDKNAAGSLFQWQREPDGAELVDWSGSSPRMVYSGGPWRTDTHSYSALNLWQKQTANNPCPAGYHVPTISEWVAEGPLEYRNAPLYPLAYGHVVLSGFSETFSLNSGSDDEFWTSTSSNATTAKVVDTDGWSPDTSFNKSWGLPVRCIKD
- a CDS encoding DNA-binding domain-containing protein, producing MNNLKAWLRPNLLTKDDKADFIAVPLMNGSLGLKEVIEALQKEGMEIQTETAVDIITRFNRKASELVLNGYSVNTGLVYMRPAIKGVFYDKTFDKEKHSVYVNVNQGLELRKASEDTKVEILGEQASPMSLFSITDKVTGKTDGTLTKGKNAEIKGTYLKIAGEDPKNGVTFKNLDNQKETKLPAENVVLNEPSRLLILVPADLANGNYELRVTTQFSKGNTMLKEPRTEALNIPIVIA